AATTTAGAAATTGAAAATATTGAAAAAGATATGAAATTACTTATAATAACAATAATGGTATCCTTTATATCTATAATAATTGCATTACTTACATTCTTTATATAAGAATTTTATCTATTTAAAAATAGATAGAAAAGATTTTATATTCATAAGCATAATATTAAAAATGGAAAAGAGGAGATATTATTGGAAGAAAAAAGAATTGAAGTAGGAAAAGTAATGCATTATTATTCAAAAATAGGAGTAGCAGTAGTGAATCTAACTAATGAATTAAAAATAGGAGATGAAATATTAATAAGAGGGAAATCAACTGAATTAAGACAAAAAGTCGAATCAATGCAAATTGAACATAAAAATGTAGAAATTGCAAAAGCTGGACAATCTATAGGTTTAAAAGTTAATGAAAAAGTTAAAGAGGGGGACATAGTTTATAAAATTCTAGTTTAAGCCTTTTTTAAAGAAAATAATTAAATAAATAAATTCATAAAACCTTGATTCATTTAATATTAAGCATCTTGATTTATAAAATTAAATGTTTAAAAGATACTTTTTTGATATTTTTTCATTTAGGTGAGTGATATGCCGACTAAGCATCAATGCTCTTTTTGTGGAAAAGAATTTCTTCATGGAGAAGGATTATTATATGTAAGAAAAGATGGCATTATTCATTGGTTTTGTTCGAGAAAATGTAGGATATATATGCTTGAACATAAAAAAGATCCTAGAAAATTAAAATGGACAAAATACTATGGTAAAGTTACGAGAGGATAGTCAAAACTAAATTAAAGTAAAAATAATAAAGATTGAAACCATATTTTTCCTGATTTAAAAAAGTTTAAACATTTATATTTTAATTGAAGCAGCGATTCCTTAAATATTCTTGCTTATAAAGTTAAGACTAAAACAAATTTCTAAGCTTAAGATATTTATAATAGAATGCTTTTAAGTAGCTTTTTAGAATAAATTATTTATAATGATAGCTGGATTAGTTGGTAAACCTAACTCTGGAAAATCAACTCTTTTTTCAGCTCTTACGCTTATTCCAGTTGAAATTGCTAGTTTTCCATTTACGACTATTAAACCAAATAGAGGAATAGCTTATTTAACTTCTCCTTGTGTTTGTAAAGAATTTGGAGTTAAAGATAATCCTAAAAATTCTACTTGTAATAATGGCATTAGATTCATACCAATAGAAATAATAGATTGTCCAGGAATAATATACGATGCTCATAAGGGCAGAGGATTAGGTTTACAATTCCTTGATGAAATTAGGCAAGCTGATGCATTAATTGTTGTATGTGATGCTTCTGGATCAACAGATAGAGATGGAAATATAATTTCTCCAGGAAAATTTGATCCTGTTGAAGATATTAAAATGATTGAAAGAGAGTATGCTTATTGGATAAAAGAAATAATAAAAAGTGAATGGGATAAAATTATTAGAAGTGTAGAAGCAAGAAAATCTAATTTAACAGAATTGCTTGGAAAAAAACTTACAGGCTTAGGCATAAAAGCTGAGCATATAGAAAAAGCATATGAATTATGCGGTTTAGATAATAAAAAACCATCGAATTGGAATGATGAAAATTTATTAGAATTTAGTAAAGCATTAAGAAAGATAGCTAAACCTTTTATTATAGCAGCTAATAAAATCGATATACCCATAGCAGAAGAAAATATTAAAAAATTAAAAGAGTTAGGCTATCCAGTTATTCCTTGCAGTGCTGAAGCTGAAAGAATACTTAGATTAGCTGCTTCAAATAATTTAATTAAATATATTCCTGGAGATAGCAATTTTAAAATAATTGATGAAAGCAAATTAAATCAAAAACAATTAAAAGTATTAAAAATGATAGATGAAAAAGTTTTAGCAAAATGGAATTCTACTGGGGTTCAACAATTAATAAATGAAACATATTTTAAAATACTTAAATATATTCCTGTATATCCAGTTGAAGATGCGGAAAAATTAACAGATCATGATGGAAACGTTTTACCAGATGTATACTTACTTCCTGAAGGAAGTACGATTAAAGATTTGGCTTATAAAATACATACTGATCTTGGTAAAGGATTTCTTTACGGAATAGATGCGAGAACTAAAATGAGATTAAGCGATAATTATAAATTAAAATGGAATGATGTAGTATCCATAGTTTCTGCAATGGCTAGAGGCTAATATCCGCCCCATTTTTTTAAATAATAACCATCTTCTTTCTTAGAACCGAAGCTTCTAATGCCTTTTTCACGCAATTGTGTTCTAAGTTCTTCTGCATATTCATGTGAAATTTCTCCTTTATTTTCAAGATAAGATATAACCTCTTCTCCTTCTTTATCATTTTCGCATCTTCTTAAATAATCTATAGCAGTTGGCATATATGTTTCATGTTTTTCTACTTCTTCAAAATTTTTTTCTCCTTCTTTTGTACGTATAGAATCTATTCTTAAACTCATTTTTTTCTTTATTATTTCTCTATATAAATTTGGGAAATTTTTCTTAAATTCTTCTTCATCTATTTCATTCAATTCTTTTTTCCTCTATATTTTTCTGTATTTCTTCTTTTGTAATAGGTTGCTTATAAACTTCTTCTGGAATTTTTAAAACTTTTGATTTAATTACTCCAAGATGTTTTATTGAGGCAATCTTTCTAGCTTCATTATAAATATCAGATGCAACTTTATCCAATACTAATTCTTGAGCAAATTGATCTAAATTCATATTAGAAGCTTTTTCTTCAATTATTTTTTTCATTATATTTCTAATTTTTTTATTTTTCCATGATCTACTTCTTCCAGCTATAAAAGCTGTTACTGTTAATCTTAATTTATATTTATCTTTAGTTTCTATATCAAAAATTCCATCAACTCTAGTAGTTCCTCTTCTAATTAAACTTCTTAAATATTCTCTACCATATTCATGTCCATAAAAAACTGTTTCAGCTATGCTATCAGTAACTCTAACTATTTTAAATTTTAAAAGTAAGTATTGTTTAGAAAAATCATCAGTAATGGCATACAAACTAGTTCTTATAGTTCTATTTATTGCATTCTCATTTTCAGTTACTAAAGTTTCGCCTATTTCTCTTGAGCCAAAATATGGTGGAGCAAGTATTGTTAAAATTTTCTTTTCCTTTTTCTCTTTACTTGACATTTTTATCTCAACTTCTTTAAAAATATGTATTTTTAGCTATTTTTAGAGTTTTCTCTGAAAGTGAAACCATTTCAAATATATCATTTATTGTAAAAAGGAGAGAAGATAATCCTCTTTTACATTCTATATAAAAAAATATTTTGTTATTATCTACCCAAGATTCTATTTTAAGTCCTTTTGGTAATGGTTTATT
This genomic stretch from Nitrososphaerota archaeon harbors:
- a CDS encoding 50S ribosomal protein L24e, translated to MPTKHQCSFCGKEFLHGEGLLYVRKDGIIHWFCSRKCRIYMLEHKKDPRKLKWTKYYGKVTRG
- a CDS encoding DUF2095 family protein, which codes for MNEIDEEEFKKNFPNLYREIIKKKMSLRIDSIRTKEGEKNFEEVEKHETYMPTAIDYLRRCENDKEGEEVISYLENKGEISHEYAEELRTQLREKGIRSFGSKKEDGYYLKKWGGY
- a CDS encoding translation elongation factor-like protein, translated to MEEKRIEVGKVMHYYSKIGVAVVNLTNELKIGDEILIRGKSTELRQKVESMQIEHKNVEIAKAGQSIGLKVNEKVKEGDIVYKILV
- a CDS encoding 30S ribosomal protein S3ae, which gives rise to MSSKEKKEKKILTILAPPYFGSREIGETLVTENENAINRTIRTSLYAITDDFSKQYLLLKFKIVRVTDSIAETVFYGHEYGREYLRSLIRRGTTRVDGIFDIETKDKYKLRLTVTAFIAGRSRSWKNKKIRNIMKKIIEEKASNMNLDQFAQELVLDKVASDIYNEARKIASIKHLGVIKSKVLKIPEEVYKQPITKEEIQKNIEEKRIE
- a CDS encoding KEOPS complex subunit Pcc1, which produces MRKNKIESKIEMILEFSEKNIAEKIFKAISPDNKPLPKGLKIESWVDNNKIFFYIECKRGLSSLLFTINDIFEMVSLSEKTLKIAKNTYF
- a CDS encoding redox-regulated ATPase YchF, yielding MIAGLVGKPNSGKSTLFSALTLIPVEIASFPFTTIKPNRGIAYLTSPCVCKEFGVKDNPKNSTCNNGIRFIPIEIIDCPGIIYDAHKGRGLGLQFLDEIRQADALIVVCDASGSTDRDGNIISPGKFDPVEDIKMIEREYAYWIKEIIKSEWDKIIRSVEARKSNLTELLGKKLTGLGIKAEHIEKAYELCGLDNKKPSNWNDENLLEFSKALRKIAKPFIIAANKIDIPIAEENIKKLKELGYPVIPCSAEAERILRLAASNNLIKYIPGDSNFKIIDESKLNQKQLKVLKMIDEKVLAKWNSTGVQQLINETYFKILKYIPVYPVEDAEKLTDHDGNVLPDVYLLPEGSTIKDLAYKIHTDLGKGFLYGIDARTKMRLSDNYKLKWNDVVSIVSAMARG